The following proteins are co-located in the Echinicola sp. 20G genome:
- a CDS encoding family 20 glycosylhydrolase codes for MCKMSIGIIICLLLNSLLGVKAQDSKDVLPIKAFAIAAPNPNEVDRFVRFIDEELAPRNINVLILRVEYGYEFESHPELVDNNPLSKAQVKQMVAICQKHDIRIIPQINLLGHQSWHSDLGKLLEVYPEFDETPSVSLPENYEWPNEDGLYCKSYCPLHPEVHGVVFDLVDEICEVFEADAFHAGMDEVFYIGDDDCPRCSGRDKAELFAGEVSKVRDHLAADNRELWIWGDRLLDGKTTGLGMWEASMNNTHRAIDMIPKDVVIGDWHYERPDQSAVYFAMKGFRVLTCNWRMPDVSETQVEDMFHFRATATKEMKPNFYGMMQTVWSGAGSFMDGFYENRKGRDGGNNTAWYTFKVMFDKINEMEDSD; via the coding sequence ATGTGTAAGATGTCTATCGGTATTATAATTTGTTTGTTGTTAAACAGTTTACTTGGGGTGAAGGCTCAGGATTCAAAGGATGTCCTGCCCATCAAAGCTTTTGCAATAGCTGCACCCAACCCTAATGAAGTGGATCGTTTTGTTAGATTCATTGATGAGGAACTGGCACCAAGAAATATAAATGTGTTGATACTAAGAGTGGAATATGGCTACGAATTTGAAAGTCATCCAGAATTGGTGGATAACAATCCCTTAAGTAAAGCACAGGTCAAGCAGATGGTTGCGATATGCCAAAAACATGACATTCGTATTATCCCACAAATCAACTTATTGGGACATCAGTCTTGGCACAGTGATTTAGGAAAGCTGTTAGAAGTTTATCCTGAATTTGATGAAACACCATCAGTCAGTTTGCCGGAAAATTATGAGTGGCCCAATGAAGACGGGCTGTATTGCAAAAGCTACTGTCCACTACATCCAGAAGTGCATGGAGTGGTTTTTGATTTGGTGGATGAAATTTGTGAAGTGTTTGAAGCTGATGCTTTTCATGCTGGAATGGATGAGGTTTTTTACATAGGAGATGATGATTGTCCTCGCTGTTCAGGGAGAGATAAGGCGGAGCTTTTTGCTGGTGAAGTGAGTAAAGTACGTGACCATTTGGCAGCAGATAATAGAGAGCTATGGATTTGGGGAGACAGGCTGTTGGATGGTAAAACAACAGGATTGGGTATGTGGGAAGCCAGTATGAACAATACTCATAGGGCTATAGATATGATTCCCAAAGATGTGGTAATTGGTGATTGGCATTATGAGAGACCTGATCAATCTGCAGTTTATTTTGCCATGAAAGGTTTTAGGGTCTTGACCTGTAATTGGAGGATGCCAGATGTTTCTGAAACCCAGGTAGAAGACATGTTCCATTTCCGAGCAACTGCCACTAAGGAAATGAAACCTAACTTTTATGGCATGATGCAGACAGTCTGGTCTGGAGCCGGGAGCTTTATGGACGGCTTTTATGAGAATAGAAAAGGCCGGGATGGAGGAAACAATACCGCTTGGTATACTTTTAAAGTAATGTTTGATAAGATTAATGAAATGGAAGATAGTGATTGA
- a CDS encoding DUF5009 domain-containing protein, which yields MSSSTLTSPNKTVDSSSKIPSVGRLYSIDVFRAITMLLMVFVNDLWSLEGYPEWLGHALAEEDRLGMSDIVFPAFLLIVGLSIPYAIRNRLNKGDSKLQLAIHIMLRSLALLVMGIFHVNLESYSSSAPLSKPLWQILITIAFFLVWMDYPRTWTRVKRYFPQSIGVLMLLILAFLYEGGSLDSPTGMQTHWYGILGLIGWSYLICSMIFLLTDGKVGAQVLAFLFFMAFNALEKLGYLDVLSPIRQYIWIVGNGSMPAFAMAGIVVSIYYHKWFSTGKASQFWIMLSASAVVMLGYGLVTRPIWGIHKLGASPSWVAICIGISILVFGFLIWLVDIKEKKDWFRWIRPAGTSTLTCYLIPYIHYAIYTMIGISVPIFLRSGIFGILKCLVYAFLVVLLTGVLEKYRIRLKI from the coding sequence ATGTCTTCCAGTACTTTAACATCTCCCAACAAGACTGTCGATAGTTCTTCTAAGATACCTTCTGTAGGCAGGTTATACTCAATTGATGTTTTCAGGGCTATTACCATGCTTTTGATGGTTTTTGTCAATGACCTTTGGAGTTTAGAGGGTTATCCTGAATGGCTAGGCCATGCCTTAGCAGAAGAGGATAGGCTGGGTATGTCAGATATTGTATTTCCAGCTTTTCTTTTGATAGTGGGCTTATCCATTCCTTATGCCATTAGGAATAGGCTAAATAAGGGAGATAGCAAACTCCAATTGGCCATTCATATAATGCTGAGGTCTTTAGCTCTTTTGGTTATGGGGATATTTCATGTCAATTTGGAATCCTATAGCTCTTCAGCGCCACTTTCCAAACCTTTGTGGCAAATACTTATCACCATAGCCTTCTTCTTGGTTTGGATGGATTACCCCAGAACTTGGACAAGAGTGAAGAGATACTTTCCACAATCGATCGGGGTTTTGATGTTATTGATTTTGGCATTTTTATACGAAGGAGGAAGTCTGGATTCACCTACAGGAATGCAAACGCATTGGTATGGTATTTTAGGGCTGATCGGGTGGTCATATCTGATTTGCTCGATGATTTTTTTATTAACAGACGGAAAAGTAGGAGCTCAGGTGTTGGCCTTTTTGTTTTTTATGGCTTTTAATGCCTTGGAGAAACTAGGTTATTTGGATGTTTTATCACCCATTAGACAATACATATGGATAGTAGGTAATGGTTCTATGCCGGCTTTTGCGATGGCTGGAATAGTAGTTTCGATTTATTATCATAAATGGTTTTCTACAGGGAAAGCTTCCCAATTTTGGATAATGCTGTCAGCTTCTGCCGTTGTGATGTTAGGTTATGGTTTAGTGACCAGGCCAATTTGGGGTATTCATAAATTAGGTGCTTCCCCATCTTGGGTAGCCATATGTATTGGGATCAGTATCCTCGTATTTGGCTTTTTGATCTGGTTGGTGGATATCAAGGAGAAAAAAGATTGGTTCCGATGGATACGGCCCGCTGGAACAAGTACCTTGACTTGTTATTTGATTCCTTACATTCATTACGCCATTTATACCATGATAGGTATCAGCGTACCTATTTTTCTTAGGAGTGGAATCTTTGGGATCTTGAAATGCTTGGTTTATGCTTTCTTAGTAGTTCTGCTGACAGGTGTTTTGGAGAAGTATCGAATAAGATTAAAAATTTAA